A genomic window from Ascaphus truei isolate aAscTru1 chromosome 1, aAscTru1.hap1, whole genome shotgun sequence includes:
- the FGFBP2 gene encoding fibroblast growth factor-binding protein 2, protein MKLGISILIIVVFCVEALAQDKKTGNEEKIPFQTKGRDACVMSASGQGEIRLKIECRNQDKTYSCEFMGKPSYCRAYNKNPKVFWNQLSEDLKKTTNACESPVLKHSMCPRAPSQSHLKQVDGSGNPNQQSDTAKPEKKPPATPKPSSKKTTTKSKSTAPENPKARKMAKENCWEFFQTFCTYMIEIFVS, encoded by the coding sequence ATGAAGCTTGGCATCAGTATTCTGATAATAGTGGTTTTCTGTGTTGAAGCTTTGGCACAGGATAAGAAAACTGGTAATGAAGAAAAGATCCCATTTCAAACCAAAGGCAGGGATGCTTGTGTCATGAGTGCCAGTGGTCAGGGCGAAATCCGGCTAAAAATTGAATGCAGAAACCAGGACAAGACGTACTCATGTGAGTTTATGGGTAAGCCGTCCTATTGTCGGGCTTACAACAAAAACCCAAAGGTTTTCTGGAACCAACTAAGCGAAGATCTGAAGAAAACGACCAATGCCTGCGAGTCTCCAGTGCTGAAGCATAGCATGTGCCCGAGAGCTCCTTCCCAGTCTCATCTGAAGCAGGTAGATGGTAGTGGAAATCCAAACCAGCAATCCGACACGGCTAAACCTGAAAAGAAACCCCCAGCAACTCCGAAGCCGTCCTCCAAAAAAACTACCACCAAGAGCAAAAGTACAGCACCGGAAAATCCCAAAGCAAGGAAGATGGCAAAGGAAAACTGCTGGGAATTTTTCCAAACCTTCTGTACCTACATGATAGAGATATTTGTAAGCTAA